GGAATATTTGCATCATCTCCTTGGTGAGGACCCACcctcagctccacacccccatgtacttcttcctctgcaatctctccttcctggagatctggctCACCACCACTTCTGCCCCCAAGGCCATAGGCATCATGCTGGGCACAAGTCAAACCATCTCCTTCACTGCCTGCCTCATGCAAATGTATTTTCTCATCTCCTTGGGTGGCACAGAATGTTTCCTCCTGGCAGcaatggcctatgaccgctatcTGGCCATATGCCACCCATTGCGCTACAATGTTCTCATGAACAACACCATCACTGCTCAGCTGGCCCTTGCCTCCTGGATGGGCGGGTTCCTGGCTGTCGCTCTGGTGGCAACTCTAATCTCCAGGTTGTCTTTCTGTGATGCTAACATCATCAATCATTTCATTTGCCACATGGAATCCTGGATtgtgctttcctgcacagacacacatgtCATTGAACTGACAGCGTTCATTCTCTCAATCATTGTAGTCATCTTCTCATGCACAATAACACTGGTCTCCTATGTTTGCATTATCTCCACCATTTCAAGAATCCCATCAGGTCAAGCCtggcaaaaggccttttccacttgCTCAGCCCACCTCATTGTCGTGACACTCTGGTTTGGTTCCTGCATTATTCTTTTTGTGAAGCcttcagcacagaacacagaggatTTGAACAAAACTGTCAACATCTTTAACACTATCATAACTCCGCTATTGAACCCATTCATTTACACTTTAAGAAACAAGGAGGTAAAGGAAGCCTTTGGAAAAACAGTCAGGGGAAACTTCGGTGGTTTTAGAAAATTTTCAGGCTGTTAGAAATTTGATGCAAATGACCAAAACTTATTTTATAATATTCTCAATGTAATTTGACTtatgaagaaagtctgaaagaattgggcttgtctagtttggaaaaaagaagattaagggggaacatgatagcagttttcaggtatctaaaatggtgtcttaagaaggagggagaaaatttattCTTCTTGGTCtcagaggacagaacaagaagcagtaggcttaaactgaagcaatggaggttgaggttggacattaggaaaaaattcctaactgtcagggcagtcaaacactgaaataaattgcccagggaggttgtggaatctccaactctggagatatttaagaacaggttagataaatgtctatcagggatggtctagacagcacttggtcctgccatgagggcagaggaccagacataatgacctctcaaggtcccttccaatcctagtgttctatgattttatgatttatGTAGGAAACAAATAGATGAACTcatggctttttcaaaatacagacaatttcttttcttttagaaTTGCAGTCCAGCCTGCATCCTACCCCCAAGTAACATTTCCTTACTCCAAATGTGAAAATTCCTTTGTGGAAACCTGGAAACTGAGGATTGATATCTGATATTTCTATTGCAGCTGAGTAGGTTAGCAattccaacaacaacaaaagccacAAGTCactgggtggttaaacactggaataaattgtcttagAACactgtggaacctccatcactggagatatttcagatcaGCTCAGATAAGCATCCATCAGGGATTATATGGATGGTATGTGGTCCTGCTGCAAGGATTGATGAATccaagtattctatgattttgtgatgGTCACATGGTTTTTCAGCTTTTCTCCTTCACTGTAACAACCTTAAGAGATGAGCTCCAGTGGCAgaaggactttttgttgttgctgttgtcatTGAAGAGTCCAAGAGGCTAGCTTTGAATGTCACTCAGCAAGATCTGAATGATTTGGTCCATTATTAGCAACAGCATGAGCCAAATACCATTGTATTTTGGAGACCTTGCTGTGGCCCTAGGCATGGCTCACGTATGTGAGTGTTGGGGGACAATAAAGGTGCTCGCCATGGTGACATGTACTTTAAGAAGGGGTGTCTGAACAAAAATGAAGATGTTAGAAATGAAAAGGCATGGTACCAAAAGTGAAAGACCAACaaaaaaccattttttaaaaaaattccacaaTAGAGTATCAAATTGAATTTGTGTcccaaatataaaaaataaaaaaataggaaCAGGGCCACAACTTTGCAACCATGTTTAAAAAATTTTAAGACAAAGGAGAAGCTGGAAGCCACAAGGTATCCTTTAAAAATAAGACGTTAGTAAAAATATATTGGGGCATGGCAAAAAAGAATTGGCAGAGCCAAGAACCAAAGACACAAAAACTAACACCAATTCTTTTGAAGCAGATGAGTCCAAGAAACCCTATCAAGATATCTGAGCAGCCACTGAACAGTTGTGATACTAAAGGAACTCTGAAGAAATACCAGGTCATTGCAGAGGAGCTCAATGAATTCATTTCAGCTTTTCTCATGCCTCAAGGCATAGAGCGTGTCTGCCCCTAACCTGTTTTTTTTGGGTGACAAATTTGAGAAGCTTTCCccgaggccaggtctgcactgcaggggaagCTGGAATTAGGGCACGCAATGTCAGCTACcttaattatgtagctaaagaTGATTTTCCATAATTCAGACTTCCGCACCGCCTCCACTGCCTGCACTCCCGTTGATGTCCCGTACtcctgttgaaagacaggaataTCGCAGTTGATGGGGACATCATGTATGTACGACTTAGCATATCACCAttaggtgtgctaaatcgaatTCTAGGAGATCAACcttccctctagtgtagatgtatcctgacTGTGCTGTTGGTAGTGATGTTGGAACAAGTTGCTAAACTGAACGGTTATATGTTTCCCAGATCTGACAGGATTCATCCTAGAGATGTGAAAGGCCTCAAATATCAAATTGCCCAGGTACTAAAAGCATCTTCTGTACCGGATGACTGAAAGACAGCTAATGcaatgcccatttttaaaaaggtacaaTAAATGATTCTGCCCACTACAGGCCCATCAGCTGAGAATCACGGAATCTTAACTTCAGCCTAATTGGttgaaataaaagtgaaaaatagAATTATCAAATGTGGATGCATGGGATTTGAAGGGAAAGAGCCATCACAGCTTTCATAAAGGGGTGTTGTACCTGACTTCTCTTTTAGAACTTCCTGAGGGTGCTAACAAGAGATGTGGGCAAGGATGACCTTAAGGACACGGTGCACTTGGACATACAGAAAGATGACGAAACGATTCCTTGACAAAAGGTCTTAAGCAAGCTACACAGTCAAGAGACACAAGGAAAAATCCTCTCAAGCATCATTCATGGGTTAATAGGAACTAAAaagtcagaattttttttccagaatggaAAGACATAAATAGGAGTCTCCTGGGTGGAATTCTCACTTGGGACATGTGTTGTTGAATATATTCATAAATGTGCTGAAAAACGGGCAAGAAGTAAAGTACAAAAATAGTAGACAATACCAAATTTCTCCAGATATTtaaatccaaagctgactgcTGAGATTGTCAAAGGAATTTATCAAACCTGGGTGAATGGGTaccaaaatggcagatgaaatacaAGGGTGATAAATCCAaactaatgcacattggaaaacataatcccaacccTACATACAAGCTGATGAGATtgaaattagctgttaccacccaATAAAGATGTCTGGGGACCATTCTGCAtcgttctctgaaagcatccactcaATGCATAGTGGCAGTCAAATAAGTTAACTGAATGTTAACAGCCATTAGGAAAAGGATCAATAATAAGACTGAAAATGTTATAACATCACCATAAAAATCTGTTTTTGCTACAGTTTGAATATAGTGTTGGGTTTAAGCCATCCCATGTGtaaaaagatacattagaactggaaa
The window above is part of the Carettochelys insculpta isolate YL-2023 chromosome 32, ASM3395843v1, whole genome shotgun sequence genome. Proteins encoded here:
- the LOC142004827 gene encoding olfactory receptor 6F1-like → MNIACVDASKHTAMIFTLTTLFIMSSSLFIILSYICIISIIIRLSLSEGRHKGFSTSSCHITVVTLLYGTTIFTHLSPESIAIPESDQIIFLMYTVVTPVLNPIIYTLRNKEVNGAFRKTVEKDPNATIKQMPEVQIGEKCTPMDVKAETKIRNQTSVQEFILLGFPGTWYFRMSLAVLFSVTYILTVIGNICIISLVRTHPQLHTPMYFFLCNLSFLEIWLTTTSAPKAIGIMLGTSQTISFTACLMQMYFLISLGGTECFLLAAMAYDRYLAICHPLRYNVLMNNTITAQLALASWMGGFLAVALVATLISRLSFCDANIINHFICHMESWIVLSCTDTHVIELTAFILSIIVVIFSCTITLVSYVCIISTISRIPSGQAWQKAFSTCSAHLIVVTLWFGSCIILFVKPSAQNTEDLNKTVNIFNTIITPLLNPFIYTLRNKEVKEAFGKTVRGNFGGFRKFSGC